The following proteins are co-located in the Perca fluviatilis chromosome 22, GENO_Pfluv_1.0, whole genome shotgun sequence genome:
- the LOC120552642 gene encoding uncharacterized protein LOC120552642 — protein sequence MLTAAKEMATGNLVMLTAAEEMATGNLVMLTAAEEMATGNLVMLTAAEEMATGNLVMLTAAEEMATGNLVMLTAAEEMATGNLVMLTAAEEMATGNLVMPTAAKEMATGNLVMPTAAKEMATGNLVMLTAAKEMATGNLVMPTAAKEMATGNLVMPTAAEEMATGNLVMLTAAEEMATGNLVMLTAAEEMATGNLVMLTPAKEMATGNLVMLTAAEEMATGNLVMLTAAVEMATGNLVMLTAAEVTSFSAEDPEASVLADTSHKKRKREHVRVHFAMPDRETRGTQTDPVLISAYPGPQDSDGPFFKIFRCVLVNGRLKRTKIHPQSTGNPGVWKLFTHVRPGYFRNPWMVAPTQENKTSYVEGATLLKSVEAVSFDNDAGYIPVRKDWYASPETNKRFLVLSDCGGVILAIILDRNTL from the coding sequence ATGCTGACTGCTGCTAAGGAGATGGCTACTGGTAACCTGGTGATGCTGACTGCTGCTGAGGAGATGGCTACTGGTAACCTGGTGATGCTGACTGCTGCCGAGGAGATGGCTACTGGTAACCTGGTGATGCTGACTGCTGCTGAGGAGATGGCTACTGGTAACCTGGTGATGCTGACTGCTGCTGAGGAGATGGCTACTGGTAACCTGGTGATGCTGACTGCTGCCGAGGAGATGGCTACTGGTAACCTGGTGATGCTGACTGCTGCTGAGGAGATGGCTACTGGTAACCTGGTGATGCCGACTGCTGCTAAGGAGATGGCTACTGGTAACCTGGTGATGCCGACTGCTGCTAAGGAGATGGCTACTGGTAACCTGGTGATGCTGACTGCTGCTAAGGAGATGGCTACTGGTAACCTGGTGATGCCGACTGCTGCTAAGGAGATGGCTACTGGTAACCTGGTGATGCCGACTGCTGCTGAGGAGATGGCTACTGGTAACCTGGTGATGCTGACTGCTGCTGAGGAGATGGCTACTGGTAACCTGGTGATGCTGACTGCTGCTGAGGAGATGGCTACTGGTAACCTGGTGATGCTGACTCCTGCTAAGGAGATGGCTACTGGTAACCTGGTGATGCTGACTGCTGCTGAGGAGATGGCTACTGGTAACCTGGTGATGCTGACTGCTGCTGTGGAGATGGCTACTGGTAACCTGGTGATGCTGACTGCTGCCGAGGTGACGTCTTTTAGTGCTGAGGATCCTGAGGCCAGCGTGTTGGCCGATACgagtcacaaaaaaagaaagcgcGAACATGTTCGTGTTCACTTTGCAATGCCAGACAGGGAGACCAGAGGTACTCAGACTGATCCTGTCTTAATCTCTGCATACCCGGGGCCCCAGGACTCAGATGGGcccttttttaagatttttcgGTGTGTGTTAGTGAATGGACGATTGAAGAGAACAAAGATCCATCCTCAATCCACTGGAAATCCAGGCGTGTGGAAACTATTCACACACGTCAGGCCTGGGTATTTTCGAAACCCATGGATGGTGGCTCCGACCCAGGAGAATAAGACGTCCTATGTTGAAGGGGCCACGCTCCTGAAATCTGTGGAAGCTGTTTCTTTTGATAATGACGCAGGCTATATCCCTGTGCGGAAAGACTGGTATGCATCTCCCGAGACCAACAAGCGGTTCCTGGTGTTATCAGACTGTGGTGGGGTCATACTGGCAATCATCCTGGATAGAAATACGCTCTGA